Proteins from one Dromiciops gliroides isolate mDroGli1 chromosome 6, mDroGli1.pri, whole genome shotgun sequence genomic window:
- the LOC122731572 gene encoding oxytocin-neurophysin 1-like gives MGNPGSRAGLAPRSRPGLSCCYLLALLALASACYIQNCPIGGKRSALDVDVRKCLPCGPGSKGRCFGPSICCGEELGCYLGTAESLRCQEESYLPSPCQSGQKPCGSGGRCAAGGICCSSDGCGLDPSCDQEPTYS, from the exons ATGGGCAACCCGGGCTCTCGAGCTGGCCTCGCCCCCCGGTCCCGTCCCGGTCTCTCCTGCTGCTATCTCCTAGCTCTCTTGGCTCTGGCCTCCGCTTGCTACATCCAGAACTGCCCCATCGGTGGGAAGCGCTCGGCGCTGGACGTGGACGTGCGCAAG TGCCTCCCCTGCGGTCCAGGAAGCAAAGGGCGCTGCTTTGGGCCCAGCATCTGCTGCGGGGAAGAGCTAGGTTGCTACCTGGGCACGGCCGAGAGCCTGAGGTGCCAGGAAGAGAGCTACCTGCCCTCCCCGTGCCagtctggccagaaaccctgcgGGAGTGGAGGGCGCTGTGCCGCCGGCGGGATCTGCTGCAGCAGCG atggtTGTGGATTGGACCCTTCCTGTGACCAAGAACCTACATATTCCTAG